The following proteins come from a genomic window of Lolium rigidum isolate FL_2022 chromosome 5, APGP_CSIRO_Lrig_0.1, whole genome shotgun sequence:
- the LOC124657324 gene encoding indole-3-acetic acid-amido synthetase GH3.8-like, giving the protein MFFSGLQANLKAMATGAAADVAKVEEASKMEQMAVSAQAKDAEVLRFIEEMTSDVDSLQERVLAEILAQNAGTEYLSKCGRPTDRAMFRAKVPVVSYEALKPYIQRIADGYRSPMLSTRPVTDLVASSGTSAGECRMLPNIQDVGGRLRHLDSLLMPMMNMHLPGLDKGKALYFLFVRPETKTAGGLTVWPFLTSIYKSEGFRNRPHDPLRDYTSPTAAIICPDTFQSMYAQMLCGLCQRHQVLRIGAVFATGLLRAVRFLQLNWEQLAADIEAGTLNPRVAEESVREAVAGILRPDPELARSVREECGKTEWAGILGRVWPNTRYLDVVITGTMAQYVPTLRHYSGGLPMVSLSYASSECYFGVNLRPLCDPSEVSYTIMPNLAYFEFLPVDGDEQEEGDEVPALVDLARVEAGREYEIVITTFAGLNRYRVGDVLRVSGFHNSAPQFQFVRRAGVVLSVDVDKTDEVDLQRAVERASALLRPHGASVAEYTSRTCTDRIPGHYVVYWELLLLAGAVAVDKEVLDGCCLEMEEALNTVYRQSRVVDGSVGPLEIRVVRPGTFEGLMDYTISRGASINQYKTPRCVTFPPAIKLLDSCAVSSHFSAALPRWTPEQR; this is encoded by the exons ATGGAGCAAATGGCGGTGTCGGCGCAAGCAAAGGACGCCGAGGTGCTCCGGTTCATCGAGGAGATGACCAGCGATGTGGACTCCCTGCAGGAGCGAGTGTTGGCCGAGATCCTCGCCCAGAACGCCGGCACGGAGTACCTGAGCAAGTGCGGCCGCCCCACGGACCGCGCTATGTTTCGGGCCAAGGTGCCGGTGGTGTCGTACGAAGCTCTGAAGCCGTACATCCAGCGCATCGCCGACGGATACCGGTCGCCAATGCTGTCGACGCGCCCCGTCACCGACTTGGTGGCCAGCTCCGGCACGTCGGCCGGCGAGTGCAGGATGCTTCCCAACATTCAGGACGTGGGCGGCCGGCTCCGGCATCTCGACAGCCTCCTTATGCCAATGATGAACAT GCACCTCCCTGGTCTGGACAAGGGGAAGGCACTCTACTTCCTGTTCGTGAGGCCGGAGACCAAGACGGCGGGTGGCCTCACGGTGTGGCCCTTCCTGACGAGCATCTACAAGAGCGAGGGCTTCAGGAACCGGCCGCACGACCCCTTGCGTGACTACACGAGCCCCACGGCGGCCATCATCTGCCCGGACACGTTCCAGAGCATGTACGCGCAGATGCTGTGCGGCCTGTGCCAGCGCCACCAGGTGCTGCGCATCGGCGCCGTGTTCGCCACCGGCCTCCTTCGCGCCGTCCGCTTCCTCCAGCTCAACTGggagcagctcgccgccgacaTCGAGGCCGGCACGCTCAACCCACGTGTCGCGGAAGAGTCGGTGCGTGAGGCGGTAGCCGGCATTCTTCGGCCGGATCCTGAGCTCGCCCGCTCCGTCCGGGAAGAGTGCGGCAAGACCGAGTGGGCCGGCATCCTCGGCCGCGTCTGGCCCAACACCAGGTACCTCGACGTCGTCATCACCGGCACCATGGCGCAGTACGTCCCCACCCTGAGACACTACAGCGGTGGCCTGCCCATGGTGTCCCTCTCCTACGCGTCCTCCGAGTGCTACTTCGGCGTCAACCTCCGCCCGCTGTGCGACCCGTCGGAGGTGTCCTACACCATCATGCCCAACCTGGCCTACTTCGAGTTCCTCCCGGTAGACGGCGACGAGCAGGAGGAGGGCGACGAGGTCCCGGCGCTGGTGGATCTTGCGAGGGTGGAGGCCGGCCGCGAGTACGAGATCGTGATCACCACCTTCGCGGGGCTGAACCGGTACCGCGTTGGCGACGTGCTGCGCGTGTCAGGGTTCCACAACAGCGCGCCGCAGTTCCAGTTCGTGCGCCGCGCCGGCGTGGTCTTGTCCGTGGACGTGGACAAGACGGACGAGGTGGATCTGCAGCGCGCCGTGGAGCGGGCCTCGGCGCTGCTGCGGCCGCACGGCGCGTCCGTCGCGGAGTACACCAGCCGCACCTGCACCGATCGCATCCCAGGCCACTACGTCGTCTActgggagctgctgctgctggctggcgccgtggcggtgGACAAGGAGGTCCTGGACGGCTGCTGCCTGGAGATGGAGGAGGCCCTGAACACGGTGTACAGGCAGAGCCGGGTGGTGGACGGCTCCGTCGGGCCGCTCGAGATCCGGGTCGTCCGGCCAGGCACCTTCGAAGGTCTCATGGACTACACCATCTCCCGCGGCGCCTCCATCAACCAGTACAAGACGCCCCGCTGTGTCACCTTCCCGCCGGCTATCAAGCTGCTCGACTCATGTGCCGTGTCCAGCCACTTCAGCGCTGCCCTGCCCCGTTGGAC ccccgagcaacgg